A stretch of DNA from Gammaproteobacteria bacterium:
GCTTGCTCTCTAAATGTGGTCTGTTAGGTATTTTTCAAGTTCGAAGTCGAAATTTATGCACTTTCATCAACTTTCGGGCTACCTTTAGACACCACAACCCGAGCCGGACGCACCACACGTCCATTCAACAAATATCCCTTTTGATAAACTTCAAGCACATGGTGCGGGTCAACTTCCGTTGATTCGACCATGCTCATTGCCTCATGGTGCTCGGGGTTGAACGGCTGCCCCTTGGGATCCACGCGCTCCACGCCATGCTTCTTCATCACATCGAGTAACAGCTTCATGGTCAACTCCAAACCCTCGCGCATGGCTTTTGCCGCTTCATCCTTGACTTCAATAGCCAACCCCTGCTCCATAGAATCTAGTACCGGCACTAAGTCCGTCACAAAACGTTCCAGTGCAAATCTTCTCGAATTTTCAGCTTCGCGTTCCATACGCTTTCGCTGATTTTCTGCTTCCGCTTTGACTCGCAGCGCCAGCTCGTAATTCTCCTGCGCCTTGCGTTCCGCTTCCGCGAGTTTTGCCTTTAACGCTTCAATATCATCCGTCGCATCATTCTCGCTTGGCGCTGCTTGTGCCGCATCCTTCTGTACTTCATTTTCAGTCTTCGGTTCCTGCGGTGTCTGTTTGTCATTCATGTCGGTCATTTGCCAATACTCCATTTCAGGATTTCCAAACCTGCCTCAGATATGGGGATCGTTCACCAAGGTTCAAGGGCAAATATCCTTTACCTATGAAGTTTCGGCGCATAGAATCGAAGGAAAGTCTACCGTCTAAACCTTCGATGGCGAGCTTATTCAAATACGTAGGGATCATGGGGAAGCCCAGGAATCAGGCTTCCGCCGACACCATTAAGGCGCTCTTTGCTTTCTTGCAAAAACAAGCCTGTGTCGTTTACGTGCAAAAATCTGTCGGTGAAGAATTGGGATTTCCTGATGATGCATGCCGTCCAGCCGAACAACTCGCCGACTGCTGTGATCTGGTCATCGTCGTGGGTGGCGATGGGAGCATGCTCAATGCCGCACGCATGCTTGCCGACACAGAAGTC
This window harbors:
- the grpE gene encoding nucleotide exchange factor GrpE, giving the protein MNDKQTPQEPKTENEVQKDAAQAAPSENDATDDIEALKAKLAEAERKAQENYELALRVKAEAENQRKRMEREAENSRRFALERFVTDLVPVLDSMEQGLAIEVKDEAAKAMREGLELTMKLLLDVMKKHGVERVDPKGQPFNPEHHEAMSMVESTEVDPHHVLEVYQKGYLLNGRVVRPARVVVSKGSPKVDESA